The genomic window ctcaagaaattacagaaagataaatattaaaaagaaaattacaatctgtaaaacatgaaggagattaatgcttcaatagcctctttgctatgtgataaaccagatttacttgcctctgatttagttcctcattctggcggaatgctcctttgactaggaagcactGTCCAAATTGATGAACTTCTTCACATAATTCTTCTCAGAACATAAACCTCAAAAACCCCGATTATCTCTCATTGGCTTCTAAATGATGAAAAATCTTCTTTTGTATCTTCTTGTATGTTGCTAAGTTGCTCTCTCCTAGGTCAACTTCTCAAGCCGTGAGCTTCACCAAATTACTTTTTACCTTTCTTCCATTAATTCTCAAATTAGAAACTTTGATGTGACTTTCTCTTAATTGACCGAAAGTCTCAGAGAAGCAAAGAGAATCAGTCTTCCAATGGTAAATCAGATATGAACCATTGAAatactacttggtccccaagacacgCATTTAATCATAGATTCATAGCAGTGTTGATCAGAGGTCATCTTTTCCATGTATCCCAATATGGACTGGCAGAGAGTtgggaaagaggagaagaaagcaTGATACATGCAAGAGGAAATAAGTTACCTTTGACCTCTGCCTTAACTTGGTGTGGTTTGAAATGGGTGATTAGACTTGTGCCTTTCTTGCTTAATCCTTCTCTTTATTTCTTCTTTGGTGAACAATTTAGAGACtaaactttctctctctttctctaagTTCTAACCGAATAGGAAAAAGGTGAACATTACTTTTGGTGAAAGCAATTTGGAGGGATTTGCTTGAGATATGAAATCGGACTTGGGTTGGTTATGATTCATGCAATCTGTTTGGTTTCTTTGGCCCATCTGATTTCATTACTTTTATTTCTTTGGGCTGTTATTGTTTTGTAACCCACCagccttgtttttattttccatcCAATTGGACTGTTGCTTTGTTTTTTCTTTGGTCTGCCACACTTAATCAAATTCAATTAAAAGCTAATTGATTAATTTatccaataaaataatatttgtcatcatcaaattaatttagttaatttattaactcaacataattttttttcaaagtatTAATCATCTTTTTTTATAAGTACACCTAAATATATTTAGTGTATTATGTGTATTGTTTTAAGAAGctataaaatattatttagagaaaaaaaaattgcatATCTTTTATACTAAGTATTTAGAGTAAATCCCTATAGTGGTTCTGAGATTGAGGCCGTGCATCAAAATTGTCTTTAAAAtttcaattgcaccaattacaTCTTTGAGATTGAAAAAATTGCACCATAGTAGTCTCTGACCCACCCATTTTCGGTTAACAATGCGCTGACGTGGCTTAATGACGTTGACTTTTTAGTGACATGGGTCACCTCATAATTTAGCCACGTGTAACGGTACGATGACGTGTCAGTCAAcaacacgtggcatgctgacctGGATGGGTATGTCACGTGTCGCAATGCTTTTTGTCAACGTGTCATCCACTATGTCATTGTTACCTGTGCACCAAATTAGttctttataatttatatttattaaaataattaaaaattagttttagtTCCATTTTTATATTACCACTATAAAAGATCATAtatgctagaagaaaatatcatttaTTTATCAATTACTCTTTTATTGGGTAGCTTTTataacaattctttttctttcatcgTAAGAAGGCAACTATCGTGGACACAAACCATCACACATTCTCCAACTCTCGTGTTCATTATTCAGAGtaatatatgatatgttatctATGAAGCATTTATAAACCATGGTGTTATCAAATACTTTACTCCCTTATtgtttttaaaattagaaatagaaaaataaagtaaataattaGAAAAATTTTTCTGAGTGATTGCGTTTGCTTTACAGctgaaattgttttttttttttaattgcatcctctagttaatttttttttcttttgataaaaGTGAGTGATATGATGAAGTCAAATATTATACCACTCTAACTTCATATGCTACCTTGCAAAATAATATATGCatgattttatatttattttacccGAGTTAGTGCCTGCACCAGTAGCAGTAACATATTCGAACTTCTCCTGCTCCCTAACACTAGATAGTCTTTCATTGAAATTGCAATTATATAATTCAAATGGACTTGCACATGCCTAAGCTCAATATATATACTGATTATATCTATATGAAATGCTGGGATGAATGGTTAAAATTCACCTACTCTTTGAGCTCCTTTTTGTAAAGCATGGATAAGCATCTCATTGCATAAACTAAGGGATTGTGTGTGTATcactattaaattatttattaccaGTTATTAAATTATTCAGTACCAGTTAAAAACCAATTGCCTATTCTAACATTTTCCGAAACAAATTAAAACAATACGATGATGACAGAGCCGTTCACTTTTTCGGCAGTGTGTAGATGGCTAGTGGTTTGCCTCTTCGTGCTACCCTTTTTTTTTGTCCTTATTCTCTGCTAACTTGTTAAACGTTAAACAACAACCACTTAAACTGCTTCACTGCTTGTAACGCTTGCcgagaataaaaattaaaaaacatgcAACAAACGATGATTCGTTAGCTTATAAGTGCACAAACCACATTCATTCTGCTCccctaaataataataataaaaccacCAGCAGTAGTGGTCTTGTTTACTAATTACTGCtagtaaaaaaaaagtattattattgttttattaACTAAACTGTTAGTGTTACATTACAATGGAACATTATACAAATAATTTAAACTGCAGAATGAATTGGGGAACACGGAATTTGAAATCAGGTGGTTCGGAGCGTGCATTCAAGAGGGAGGCCCTAGGGAATCGGTTAATGTCTGAGCAGTAATTGTAAATCATGTAATTCTTCTGCAACCATTTGAGCTTCCTCTGACCGTTTGAATCAAGCTGTTGAGAGAGCCAAGAGTTGTTATTATCAGAGGAGTTTGATGATGATAAGTTGCATGAAGAAACACCATTGGACCAAACACAACCATTGGCTTTCAAGTTCTTGAAGGAAGCTGTGAATGGAGCTTGGCTCCAATCTATCTTCACAAGCCCTCCTCTTGTTGCCCAATCATCAGCGTTCGACAGGCTTGAATACAATTTCATTGGTTGGTAATTTGGGTAGGGAACACCAACACCTTCTAAGTTCTTGAACTCCCTTATTGGTCTCCCATCAATATAAAACCTGAGTTTTGAATTAGTCTGAGTAGTTTATTACTCTAATATTATTTCAATGAAAAATGAATGTGTGAACTTCTGTATATGGAATACTTGAGATTTAGGAGATGAGAATAAAAGAACAGGTAACAAGAAAGATGAGAGAGAATATAATAAGAAGTCGTATTacaaacactttttttttaagtttaattaccCTCGTTAATTTATTATGAATAGGTTAATGACGAATTTTTTAAGGATAAGATTCTTGGACTGGAAGCCAGAGCCAGAAGGTGTCTAGAGACAGGATAAGAATCTTACCACTATTGAAAATCTTACCTCTACCATCGCCAAGTGATATCAACTTGTTGGTTGAAATTGCTACCAGCCATGGAAGAAGAAGGCAAAGTGATTATTAGGAACAATGTTATGACAATCACAATCAATGCATCATTATTATTGCAGCAGCCATTGGACAAAACAGATTTTTGTTTATGTGAGACACAACACAATAATTCATATTTATTTGTGATGAGAAGTAAATTGGTGTGCTACAATATTTATAGTGACACATTGGTAATGTGTTAGAATTTAGTTTGtgtcattttttattttgtttcagtggtttattaaattattaacagAGCGGTGGTGGTCTCTGTGTGAACTCTAACctgaatttataaaaaattaaagattttTTTGGCTCATTCAATCAATTCTTTTGATTCGAAATGGACTATGTTAAATGTTTCGGTGACTTCTGATCTGGTATGTTCTACAgaacctattttattattatctttattGAGTCATGTTGAGCCTATTTTGATTTTGGGTTATGTTGTGATGACAAACATTTAATTGGGATGAAAGCCCAATATTGTTTAATATGGGTGCTAGTGATGCAGGCCCAAATGTCCAAGTCCACATTGCCTTAGTCCTAGACCAGCTAGTACTTCAGCAAATGTAAAAGAGCCAAGCTCATTCTCATTGCACCGATCAGCAAAGAATAAAAGGTTATGCATttggtaaaaagaaaagaaagacaaggACATCTGTCAACATCAAGGACAGCTGGGGCTCTAGCAAAGCAACAAGACA from Arachis ipaensis cultivar K30076 chromosome B09, Araip1.1, whole genome shotgun sequence includes these protein-coding regions:
- the LOC107616221 gene encoding xyloglucan endotransglucosylase/hydrolase protein 22-like, producing the protein MKLYSSLSNADDWATRGGLVKIDWSQAPFTASFKNLKANGCVWSNGVSSCNLSSSNSSDNNNSWLSQQLDSNGQRKLKWLQKNYMIYNYCSDINRFPRASLLNARSEPPDFKFRVPQFILQFKLFV